A window of the Bdellovibrio sp. ZAP7 genome harbors these coding sequences:
- the fni gene encoding type 2 isopentenyl-diphosphate Delta-isomerase: MSESNTQFENRKRDHIRIALDPRSQTEGQTGLDSIELIHEALPDLNFKEVDISTSFSFFKGMSSQALSLSSPIFISSMTAGHEHGREINMALARLSDRRQILMGVGSQRRELNDTNAAEEWTQVRKVAPKARLLGNIGIAQLIKTPLDGIRRLVDATEAVALFVHVNPLQEVLQPEGTTDFKNSLQAIENLVKFAEVPVIVKEVGCGFSTSTLKRLEGTGIAAVDVAGKGGTHWGRVEGYRSEETEMLYHAAQTYANWGISTVESLLNAEQARVSYEVWASGGVRTGLDVAKLCALGAKKVGIAKPFLEAALQGDDALESLLNRLETELKIALFCTGSKTIAELATKKVIR; encoded by the coding sequence ATGAGCGAATCCAATACTCAGTTTGAAAATAGAAAGCGCGATCATATTAGAATCGCGCTGGACCCAAGGTCTCAGACTGAAGGGCAAACGGGATTGGATTCGATCGAATTAATTCATGAGGCTCTGCCTGATTTGAATTTTAAAGAGGTCGATATTTCGACCTCTTTTTCTTTTTTTAAAGGGATGTCTTCTCAGGCACTCTCTCTTTCTTCTCCGATTTTTATCTCATCGATGACTGCAGGCCATGAGCATGGTCGTGAAATCAATATGGCTTTGGCTCGCTTAAGCGATCGTCGCCAGATTTTGATGGGTGTCGGATCACAACGTCGTGAATTGAATGATACCAATGCTGCCGAGGAATGGACTCAGGTGCGCAAAGTCGCTCCCAAAGCCCGATTGCTGGGAAATATTGGTATTGCACAATTGATCAAAACACCTCTGGATGGCATCCGTCGCTTGGTTGATGCGACAGAAGCTGTTGCGTTGTTTGTCCATGTGAACCCATTGCAAGAAGTCTTGCAGCCAGAGGGCACGACAGACTTTAAGAACTCCTTACAAGCCATTGAAAACCTCGTGAAATTCGCGGAGGTTCCTGTGATAGTGAAGGAAGTTGGCTGTGGGTTTTCAACAAGTACTTTGAAGCGCTTAGAAGGCACTGGCATTGCCGCTGTCGACGTTGCGGGCAAAGGTGGAACTCACTGGGGGCGTGTGGAAGGCTATCGTTCCGAAGAGACCGAAATGCTTTATCATGCAGCTCAAACTTACGCGAACTGGGGCATCAGCACGGTAGAGTCTTTACTTAATGCTGAGCAAGCCAGAGTAAGTTACGAGGTTTGGGCGTCGGGCGGCGTGCGTACGGGCCTTGATGTCGCTAAACTGTGTGCGTTGGGTGCAAAAAAGGTCGGCATCGCAAAACCGTTTTTAGAAGCGGCTTTGCAAGGTGATGACGCCTTGGAGAGTTTACTCAACCGTTTGGAAACTGAACTTAAGATCGCGCTATTTTGTACAGGCAGCAAGACAATCGCTGAGCTGGCAACGAAGAAGGTGATTCGATGA
- a CDS encoding hydroxymethylglutaryl-CoA reductase, degradative, protein MKKQLQEIFKGFSKLTRQERLDSLVEVGALQQADVDYISKGGLRDTTLGEKFIENVIGYFQMPLGVATNFRIDGKDFVIPMAVEETSIVAAVCKSAKWIRESGSITTEVVGAEIIGQIQIAKVKDFATFEKQLLAQKNYMIEISNREVAFGLVRRGGGVRDIQVRRVPRGDGTDMAVVHVLMDPCDAMGANIMNQVCEYLKEPIEQFTGEKVTMCILSNLVDTKITRAVVHIKDIDPALAEKIEEASLFAQMDPYRAATNNKGVLNGIDPVLVATGNDWRAVEAGIHAYACRDGQYRSITKWYRDNGGLTGVFEAPLVVGTVGGVTTLHPTAMMCMKMLGTQSANELSRVIAAVGLVQNLGALKALTTVGIIEGHMKLHTKNLALGAGAEEREIPAVQKKLEEILTIRKRISLSNAIEVLKELRAGQATSSTQHPH, encoded by the coding sequence ATGAAAAAACAACTGCAAGAGATCTTTAAAGGTTTCTCAAAACTCACTCGCCAGGAACGTTTAGATTCTTTGGTGGAAGTTGGTGCTTTACAACAAGCAGACGTAGACTACATCTCTAAGGGTGGTTTGCGTGACACGACTCTGGGTGAGAAGTTCATTGAAAATGTGATCGGTTATTTCCAGATGCCATTGGGAGTTGCAACGAACTTCCGTATCGATGGTAAAGACTTTGTTATTCCTATGGCGGTGGAAGAAACTTCTATCGTAGCGGCTGTTTGTAAGTCGGCTAAATGGATCCGTGAGTCTGGCTCTATCACAACGGAAGTTGTGGGGGCTGAGATCATCGGTCAAATTCAAATCGCCAAAGTGAAAGACTTTGCGACTTTCGAAAAACAATTACTCGCTCAAAAAAACTACATGATCGAAATCTCTAACCGCGAAGTGGCTTTCGGGCTGGTTCGTCGCGGTGGTGGTGTTCGTGATATTCAAGTGCGCCGCGTTCCTCGTGGTGATGGCACTGATATGGCTGTGGTTCACGTTCTGATGGATCCTTGTGATGCCATGGGTGCGAACATCATGAATCAAGTATGCGAATACTTAAAAGAGCCAATCGAACAATTCACGGGCGAAAAAGTGACGATGTGTATCCTATCAAACCTGGTGGACACTAAAATCACTCGCGCCGTGGTTCATATCAAAGACATTGATCCTGCTTTGGCAGAAAAAATCGAAGAAGCTTCTTTGTTCGCGCAAATGGACCCGTACCGTGCGGCGACGAACAACAAGGGCGTCCTTAATGGTATCGACCCCGTGTTAGTGGCGACGGGTAATGACTGGCGTGCGGTGGAAGCGGGCATTCATGCTTACGCTTGCCGTGATGGTCAGTACCGCTCGATCACGAAATGGTACCGTGATAACGGTGGCCTAACGGGCGTATTCGAAGCTCCATTGGTTGTCGGCACTGTGGGTGGGGTTACAACTCTGCATCCAACAGCGATGATGTGTATGAAAATGCTTGGCACTCAGTCGGCAAACGAGCTTTCTCGTGTGATTGCGGCTGTGGGCTTGGTGCAAAACTTGGGGGCTTTAAAGGCTCTAACGACTGTTGGAATCATCGAAGGTCACATGAAACTTCATACGAAAAATCTGGCATTGGGTGCCGGCGCTGAAGAGCGTGAGATCCCGGCTGTTCAGAAAAAGCTTGAAGAGATTTTGACCATCCGTAAGCGTATTTCCCTTAGCAATGCGATTGAAGTTCTTAAGGAACTTCGTGCGGGTCAGGCGACAAGCTCGACTCAGCACCCTCATTAG
- the mvaD gene encoding diphosphomevalonate decarboxylase, giving the protein MNQVLVSAPSNIALIKYMGKIEGTGNKPTNASLSYTLDNLRTFVRLTEIDGGADQWKPLIREDLEKIDLSEKGQQRFLKHFANLKAKWGVTKNFLVESANNFPSDCGLASSASSFAALTLAAAEMFQKLNPQPWGADLKTLSELSRQGSGSSCRSLFSPWALWKHEYAQPMNLPVKNMHHICVVVEASKKEVSSSDAHKLVTTSPRFEGRVERAELRLADLSQALQSTDWHMARQIVWDEFIDMHRLFETSQPAFSYMTDASKQVLEECQKLWNRWQDGPLVTMDAGANVHMLFRHDQIKRYSEYREHFGKQFKILAFEGVIPDVH; this is encoded by the coding sequence ATGAATCAAGTTTTAGTCTCTGCTCCATCAAATATCGCTCTTATCAAGTACATGGGTAAAATCGAAGGTACTGGCAATAAGCCAACGAATGCTTCTTTGTCTTATACTCTAGATAACTTGCGCACGTTTGTGCGTTTGACGGAAATCGATGGTGGGGCTGACCAATGGAAGCCTTTGATTCGTGAAGATCTTGAAAAAATCGATCTTTCTGAAAAAGGTCAGCAACGCTTTCTAAAACATTTTGCGAATTTGAAGGCAAAATGGGGAGTCACAAAAAACTTCCTGGTGGAATCGGCAAATAACTTTCCTTCTGACTGCGGCCTTGCCAGTTCTGCTTCTAGCTTTGCTGCTTTGACATTGGCAGCTGCTGAAATGTTTCAAAAACTAAATCCACAACCGTGGGGAGCTGATCTGAAAACTTTGTCAGAGCTTTCCCGTCAGGGTTCTGGGTCTTCTTGTCGCTCTTTGTTTTCTCCCTGGGCTTTGTGGAAGCATGAATATGCGCAGCCGATGAATTTGCCTGTTAAAAACATGCATCACATCTGTGTCGTGGTAGAGGCTTCTAAGAAAGAAGTGTCTTCATCTGACGCTCACAAACTGGTTACAACCAGCCCTCGTTTTGAAGGTCGTGTTGAGCGTGCCGAACTTCGCTTGGCAGATTTAAGTCAGGCCTTGCAGTCCACAGACTGGCACATGGCTCGTCAAATCGTGTGGGATGAGTTCATTGATATGCATCGCCTGTTTGAAACCAGTCAGCCAGCTTTTAGTTATATGACTGACGCTTCCAAACAAGTATTGGAAGAGTGCCAAAAGCTTTGGAATCGTTGGCAAGATGGACCGCTGGTGACGATGGATGCGGGTGCCAATGTGCACATGCTTTTCCGTCACGATCAAATCAAACGTTACTCTGAATACCGCGAGCATTTCGGTAAGCAGTTTAAGATTTTAGCTTTTGAAGGCGTCATTCCAGATGTCCACTAA
- a CDS encoding mevalonate kinase, translated as MSTNFQCTAYGKWILAGEHSVIRGYPSLVFPIPSRTLELEYKAGDHALQLELRGDHGKELQLLIWGVLERAFQLKGIARQNLTGTLYMDSSLPVGAGMGASAALCVALTRWLGHLGYVQEAEYFDFARNLEDLFHGESSGIDIAVALSGEGLRFVRNGERKQITPKWKPRWYISYSGKRGVTVDAVNKVKDLLAKQPPTGQQIDLNMAKAVETAQQALMMDEEQGRKVLVQAIEMGAECFEQWGLNDGAPANHIQWLRNQGAIAVKPTGSGGGGYVISLWDREPSAEALKELIPC; from the coding sequence ATGTCCACTAATTTTCAGTGCACAGCTTATGGTAAATGGATTTTAGCTGGCGAACACTCAGTGATTCGTGGCTATCCTTCATTGGTATTTCCGATTCCGTCACGTACTTTGGAATTGGAATACAAAGCGGGTGATCATGCTTTGCAATTAGAACTTCGTGGCGATCATGGTAAGGAACTGCAATTATTGATTTGGGGAGTTCTGGAAAGAGCTTTCCAGTTAAAAGGAATTGCTCGTCAGAATTTGACTGGCACTTTGTATATGGATTCATCGTTGCCTGTGGGTGCGGGCATGGGGGCTTCGGCTGCTTTGTGCGTCGCTTTGACTCGTTGGTTGGGTCACCTGGGTTATGTGCAAGAGGCAGAGTATTTTGATTTCGCACGTAATCTGGAAGATCTTTTCCACGGTGAAAGCAGTGGGATTGATATCGCTGTTGCATTATCTGGCGAAGGTTTGCGTTTTGTTCGTAACGGGGAACGCAAGCAAATCACTCCGAAATGGAAACCTCGTTGGTATATTTCTTATTCTGGCAAACGTGGGGTGACTGTGGATGCCGTCAATAAGGTGAAAGACCTTTTGGCGAAGCAACCTCCGACGGGCCAGCAAATTGATTTGAACATGGCAAAAGCAGTCGAAACCGCTCAGCAGGCGTTGATGATGGACGAAGAACAAGGACGTAAGGTCTTGGTTCAAGCCATCGAAATGGGTGCAGAATGCTTTGAGCAATGGGGCTTGAATGATGGAGCACCAGCGAACCACATTCAGTGGCTGCGTAATCAGGGCGCCATTGCCGTAAAACCCACCGGTTCAGGTGGTGGCGGCTATGTGATCTCTCTGTGGGACAGAGAGCCTTCAGCAGAAGCTCTCAAGGAATTAATTCCCTGTTAG
- a CDS encoding transglycosylase SLT domain-containing protein, whose translation MARLKLKTTIFILISGFLVACGNNGSLSSSQLSSTTGDDNSSSGISTPDPTPTPSPSPSPTVTPTPTTSPSPGALAVAPIWEAAKSDGKLWTAHVMTQLDVLGDDLLDVIPADGTTFCPKYNSLTRDQRKNFWVYLLSQMTKYESSFNTNLNYTENFNDSSGNNVISAGLLQLSVESGNAYGCGLKSTNDLHDPYKNLSCGIRILNRWMGKDARIAGQVSGSWKGGARYWAVLRSTNSPYAKIVAATKAISICK comes from the coding sequence ATGGCAAGATTGAAACTAAAAACAACAATTTTTATTTTGATCTCGGGATTTCTGGTTGCCTGCGGAAACAATGGTTCCCTCAGCTCCAGTCAACTTTCTAGCACGACCGGCGATGACAATTCATCTTCCGGAATTTCGACCCCTGATCCAACACCAACCCCTTCACCGTCACCGTCACCAACGGTAACGCCGACACCGACGACAAGCCCAAGCCCTGGCGCCCTGGCTGTAGCACCCATCTGGGAAGCTGCAAAATCTGACGGCAAGCTCTGGACTGCTCACGTGATGACTCAACTTGATGTTCTGGGCGACGACCTTCTGGACGTAATCCCAGCAGATGGCACGACATTCTGTCCGAAGTACAATAGCCTGACGCGTGATCAGCGCAAAAACTTCTGGGTTTACTTGTTGTCGCAGATGACTAAGTACGAAAGCAGTTTCAATACGAACCTGAACTACACTGAAAACTTTAACGACAGCTCAGGCAACAACGTGATCAGTGCCGGCCTTTTACAACTTTCTGTTGAAAGCGGCAATGCCTATGGATGCGGTTTGAAATCGACGAATGATCTGCATGACCCTTACAAAAATTTGAGCTGCGGTATTCGCATCTTGAATCGCTGGATGGGCAAAGACGCGCGCATCGCTGGCCAAGTCAGCGGCAGCTGGAAAGGTGGCGCACGTTATTGGGCGGTATTACGCTCAACAAATTCGCCTTACGCAAAAATCGTGGCGGCGACCAAAGCCATCTCGATCTGTAAATAA
- a CDS encoding FtsX-like permease family protein, giving the protein MSLLRLSYLYLKRHLLTTAITVFSLAIAIAAVTVLLKLEVLSHSRFDTLATQGDAIVGAKSGGIDILLGALNFEGELPNYIPQNLYETLKAKKDISFEDQAKFQNSFTVSHITPLLFFGKYKEFKLVGTDESLLSMVPTESAPQLQEGQFPQNPGEAVIGSQVAESQSLTVGQSIYTHAEIYGSKISSAAFPLKITGVLKATGKSWDKGIFTNLTTAQTAVASTPGYQTIWGPRVLSYFILNIQNDGQDSLASLINQRTVSQIAFVEKEKTRLQELAGSNQTLQLLVVGILLLLSTLTVLAVFYTRIEGRTVELAVLRALGRSRQDLTALLILEGLMMGFSAIIIAAILEFILNPIILSTAGSTLPAPTANNWPWWMILVTGAFTVFAVMIASLPPVWRLFRQDIHSTLRNIH; this is encoded by the coding sequence ATGAGTTTATTGCGACTTTCCTACCTTTATCTAAAACGCCACTTACTGACGACGGCGATCACCGTGTTTTCATTAGCCATTGCTATTGCCGCCGTGACGGTCCTTTTAAAACTAGAAGTGCTTTCCCATTCACGCTTTGATACTCTCGCAACTCAAGGTGATGCCATCGTTGGTGCAAAATCCGGTGGGATTGATATTCTTTTGGGAGCCCTGAACTTCGAGGGCGAGCTTCCAAATTATATCCCCCAAAATCTTTACGAAACTTTAAAGGCGAAAAAAGATATCTCCTTTGAAGACCAAGCGAAATTTCAAAATAGCTTTACGGTGTCTCACATCACACCGCTTTTATTTTTTGGTAAATACAAAGAATTTAAATTAGTCGGGACTGATGAATCTTTGCTCTCGATGGTTCCCACTGAATCTGCTCCGCAACTCCAAGAAGGGCAGTTTCCGCAAAATCCTGGAGAAGCTGTCATCGGCTCGCAAGTGGCGGAGTCCCAATCGCTCACGGTTGGACAAAGCATCTACACACATGCCGAAATCTATGGATCTAAAATTTCGAGTGCTGCTTTTCCATTAAAAATTACGGGTGTTTTAAAAGCCACCGGAAAATCCTGGGACAAAGGAATATTTACGAATTTGACGACGGCGCAGACCGCGGTTGCGTCGACCCCTGGATATCAAACCATCTGGGGCCCTCGAGTTCTAAGTTATTTCATATTAAACATTCAAAACGATGGGCAGGATTCATTAGCGAGCCTCATCAATCAGCGAACTGTCTCACAAATAGCCTTCGTCGAAAAAGAAAAAACTCGCCTTCAGGAGCTCGCTGGTTCCAATCAAACACTGCAACTTTTAGTTGTGGGTATTCTTCTTTTATTAAGCACACTGACGGTTCTGGCGGTGTTTTACACGCGCATAGAAGGTCGCACTGTGGAATTAGCAGTTTTGCGTGCATTGGGCCGTTCTCGTCAGGATTTAACAGCTCTATTGATATTGGAAGGACTGATGATGGGCTTCTCTGCCATCATCATCGCAGCCATTTTAGAATTTATACTAAATCCGATTATTCTCTCGACCGCAGGAAGCACTTTGCCCGCTCCGACGGCAAACAATTGGCCGTGGTGGATGATATTAGTTACTGGAGCCTTCACAGTTTTCGCTGTGATGATTGCAAGCCTTCCTCCCGTCTGGAGACTTTTCCGGCAGGATATTCACTCGACATTGCGAAATATTCACTAG
- a CDS encoding ABC transporter ATP-binding protein, with protein MELRLQNIVTPFFKLPELTIASHERVLIKGPSGTGKTTLLHLLAGLYTPQSGEVFWDGESLAKLSESKISHLRKENMSLVFQNLNLLPYLTATENLELVGLNKNAAQEMLSAVGLKDKSFSRTQSMSLGEQQRIAVARALGLMPSIILADEPTSSLDDKNSEQVMKLLIEGSHNPSVVMVSHDHRVEKYFTRILDMKEIAK; from the coding sequence ATGGAACTTCGCCTGCAGAACATCGTCACACCTTTTTTTAAACTGCCTGAACTGACTATTGCGAGTCATGAGAGAGTTTTAATTAAAGGTCCCAGTGGCACAGGCAAGACGACACTTTTGCATCTTCTTGCGGGACTTTACACTCCCCAATCAGGCGAAGTTTTTTGGGATGGAGAATCCCTAGCGAAACTTTCGGAAAGTAAAATCAGCCATCTTCGCAAAGAGAACATGTCGCTGGTTTTTCAAAATCTAAACCTGCTGCCCTATTTAACAGCGACAGAAAATTTGGAATTGGTAGGTTTAAACAAAAATGCCGCACAAGAAATGCTCAGTGCCGTAGGTTTGAAAGACAAGTCCTTTAGCCGCACACAAAGCATGAGCCTGGGGGAGCAGCAAAGAATAGCCGTAGCCCGCGCTTTGGGACTTATGCCATCGATTATCTTAGCAGATGAACCCACTTCCAGTCTGGATGATAAAAACTCAGAACAAGTGATGAAGCTTCTTATCGAGGGATCTCACAATCCCTCCGTAGTCATGGTCAGCCACGATCACCGCGTGGAGAAATACTTCACCCGCATTCTAGATATGAAGGAGATCGCGAAATGA
- a CDS encoding DNA alkylation repair protein: MEYDQFMTIQKEIKRLQSKTRVPVLQRFFKTGPGEYAEGDVFLGLTVGQSRAVAKTFKDLPFTELATLLQSPIHEERLISLIILSQRFPKENATGQTRIFKFLIKYRKGINNWDLVDTIAPAVLGPYLYEKDRAILFKYAKSKNLWERRIAIMSTFYFLRQKDFVDTFKIAEILLHDKHDLIHKAVGWMLREVGNRDAKAERKFLDKYATQMPRTMLRYAIEKFPEKERKYYLNLK, from the coding sequence ATGGAATATGATCAATTCATGACAATTCAAAAAGAAATCAAGCGTTTGCAAAGCAAAACACGGGTTCCTGTATTACAGAGATTCTTTAAAACCGGCCCGGGCGAGTACGCGGAGGGCGACGTCTTTTTAGGGCTAACCGTGGGTCAAAGCCGCGCGGTTGCTAAGACTTTCAAGGACTTACCTTTCACAGAGCTTGCAACCCTGCTCCAATCCCCCATTCATGAGGAACGACTCATTTCCTTAATAATTCTGTCACAGAGGTTTCCTAAGGAAAATGCCACCGGCCAAACCCGTATTTTTAAGTTTTTAATTAAATATAGGAAAGGCATCAACAACTGGGATCTGGTGGACACCATTGCCCCGGCGGTTTTAGGGCCTTACTTGTATGAAAAAGACCGCGCGATCCTTTTCAAATACGCGAAATCAAAAAATCTGTGGGAGCGAAGAATTGCGATCATGTCGACGTTCTATTTCCTGCGCCAAAAAGACTTTGTCGACACTTTTAAAATTGCGGAAATTCTTTTGCACGATAAGCACGATCTGATTCACAAAGCTGTGGGCTGGATGCTTCGTGAAGTGGGAAATCGTGACGCCAAAGCCGAGAGAAAATTCCTCGACAAATACGCGACACAAATGCCGCGCACGATGCTTCGCTATGCTATCGAAAAATTCCCCGAGAAAGAGCGCAAGTATTATTTGAACTTGAAGTAA
- a CDS encoding DMT family transporter — MNHIVYSLLTLATGYLHIMNSSKQRETLIGSLLAILAATAWGVSGNFSQLVFESYNVNLEWLVTIRLLISGLILLIFSQISGRKIFALWKDRRTALRLGTFGVIGMLGVQYTYLAAIAASNAATATILQYLGPLFITAYYAAKYKRLPTRIEATAVILAMLGTALLVTHGDLKTLAISNKALILGLASAVTLAIYSIIPVPLLKNNDSTVVLGWGMIIGGIIISLFKSPFSSEAVWTFTSIASIGFIVLIGSLFAFFAYLTAVRFIGPTKASLLACAEPLSASFVAVLWMDVKFDTSDWIGATLIICTILILSYNSNGTKAVEK, encoded by the coding sequence ATGAACCATATAGTTTATTCTTTACTTACTTTAGCAACGGGCTATCTTCACATTATGAATAGTTCTAAACAGCGTGAAACACTTATCGGAAGTCTGCTTGCTATATTGGCGGCAACGGCGTGGGGTGTCTCCGGCAATTTTTCTCAGCTTGTGTTCGAAAGCTATAACGTGAATCTCGAATGGCTGGTCACCATTCGCCTTCTGATTTCAGGATTAATACTTTTGATCTTTTCACAGATTTCCGGTCGCAAAATCTTTGCACTCTGGAAAGATCGCAGAACTGCACTCCGCCTGGGAACGTTCGGAGTCATTGGCATGTTGGGAGTTCAATATACTTACCTTGCGGCGATTGCAGCATCGAATGCGGCGACCGCAACCATCTTGCAATACCTGGGGCCGCTTTTTATCACGGCCTATTACGCTGCAAAATACAAACGACTCCCAACACGAATTGAAGCCACGGCGGTGATTTTAGCCATGTTAGGAACCGCGCTCCTGGTAACACATGGAGATCTCAAGACCCTCGCGATCAGCAACAAAGCGCTAATTCTTGGCCTGGCATCAGCGGTGACACTCGCCATTTACTCCATCATCCCCGTTCCCCTGTTGAAAAATAACGATTCAACCGTTGTTTTGGGTTGGGGCATGATAATCGGTGGAATAATTATATCACTATTCAAGTCTCCGTTTTCATCGGAAGCTGTTTGGACCTTTACCAGCATCGCCTCGATTGGATTTATCGTTTTGATCGGAAGCTTATTTGCTTTCTTTGCCTACTTAACTGCCGTTCGCTTCATCGGCCCCACAAAGGCAAGTCTCCTTGCCTGTGCCGAGCCACTCTCCGCCTCATTTGTTGCAGTTCTGTGGATGGACGTAAAATTTGATACGTCGGATTGGATTGGTGCGACTCTTATTATCTGCACGATCTTGATATTGAGTTACAATTCAAACGGCACCAAGGCCGTTGAAAAATAA
- a CDS encoding S41 family peptidase — protein sequence MASDVGLLIQALEYAYPAKWIMSSDSWADVLQKIKAVHFEENVSNEVFGSALADILWQIPDGHLAVKLDGKVLGEFLHIQTKMPSTGHNLVSSGSNLAWNVEQRKSATGVVSIVAISHFPPSSDPQWFGFSEAIRGTLDSSAVIVDLRGNVGGDDAKGIEMVSILLGRELEMDWVQEVVCETAESLALQINTYELIIWNRYTSKNITPPAELTDHLDSLKGKANALALGAKDGGKVVVDHAPRSATSETTLAFKNKIFVLVDPVTASSGEWAALYLKRHPNAVIVGENTRGMIHFGNSGLLYLPHSGLCITLCMKINDLTDGRFFERTGIVPDMRIANRDSLEYVLSLGIE from the coding sequence GTGGCGAGTGACGTCGGACTTCTGATTCAGGCTTTAGAGTACGCTTATCCGGCGAAATGGATCATGAGTTCCGATTCGTGGGCCGATGTTCTGCAAAAAATTAAAGCGGTTCATTTTGAAGAAAATGTTTCGAATGAAGTTTTCGGTTCTGCTTTGGCCGATATCTTGTGGCAGATCCCTGATGGTCATCTGGCGGTGAAGCTCGATGGAAAAGTATTGGGCGAATTCCTTCATATACAAACGAAAATGCCCTCTACCGGTCATAATCTGGTTAGTTCTGGATCAAATTTAGCTTGGAATGTTGAGCAGAGGAAAAGTGCGACTGGCGTAGTATCGATTGTCGCTATTTCTCATTTTCCTCCGTCTTCGGATCCTCAGTGGTTTGGTTTTTCGGAAGCGATTCGCGGCACCCTGGATTCATCAGCTGTGATCGTAGATTTACGGGGAAATGTTGGCGGGGACGACGCCAAAGGTATTGAGATGGTATCCATTCTTCTGGGGCGAGAGCTTGAGATGGATTGGGTTCAAGAGGTTGTCTGTGAGACAGCTGAATCGTTGGCTCTTCAAATCAATACTTACGAGCTCATAATTTGGAATCGCTATACTTCTAAAAATATAACACCACCTGCCGAGCTGACAGATCATCTTGATTCATTAAAAGGTAAAGCGAACGCACTTGCGCTTGGTGCGAAGGATGGTGGCAAGGTAGTCGTTGACCACGCGCCAAGGTCTGCAACCTCTGAGACGACGCTGGCTTTTAAGAATAAGATATTCGTTTTAGTTGATCCGGTGACGGCCTCCAGTGGCGAGTGGGCCGCACTTTATTTAAAGCGACACCCCAATGCTGTGATTGTGGGTGAAAACACCCGCGGGATGATTCACTTTGGAAATTCGGGTTTGCTGTATTTGCCCCATAGCGGTCTTTGTATTACTCTTTGTATGAAAATTAATGATCTCACAGATGGCCGCTTTTTTGAAAGAACGGGAATTGTTCCCGATATGCGAATTGCGAACAGGGATTCTCTCGAATATGTTCTAAGTTTAGGTATTGAATAA
- a CDS encoding CPBP family intramembrane glutamic endopeptidase gives MKNIIYGLWLIAYIVLSYFFFVERDFATAFYSWLGLVIAVGFVKSQREQLKLLILIGACFTVLRILVYSSPFLEWPVDFYLVALFGYFLLRFGFRQKPEKLKWSLKFSKREWASIFIINIPAVGILLWYFKLHPQVAEMFPELNVPLWGLPLVVLLLAAVNGLREEIFYRGLIQPASSVSSPAWFVVGLQAVLFGFMHYANSFPEGWLGVVMTAAWGAAIAIQYRMFKSISLAWLTHTIADAVMFGIILFVRS, from the coding sequence ATGAAAAACATCATTTATGGACTGTGGCTTATTGCCTATATCGTGCTTTCTTACTTCTTTTTTGTGGAAAGAGATTTTGCCACGGCTTTTTACAGTTGGTTGGGGTTGGTGATCGCAGTCGGTTTCGTTAAATCGCAGCGAGAACAATTGAAGCTTCTGATTTTGATCGGGGCATGTTTCACGGTTTTAAGAATCTTAGTGTATTCCAGTCCATTTTTAGAATGGCCAGTGGATTTTTATCTGGTGGCACTTTTTGGATACTTCCTTCTGCGCTTTGGTTTTCGCCAAAAGCCCGAAAAATTAAAGTGGTCTTTAAAGTTTTCAAAGCGGGAGTGGGCCTCAATATTTATCATTAATATTCCGGCCGTCGGTATTCTGCTTTGGTACTTTAAATTGCATCCCCAAGTCGCAGAGATGTTTCCGGAGCTGAATGTGCCGCTGTGGGGACTGCCTTTGGTGGTTTTGCTCCTGGCTGCCGTTAATGGTTTGCGTGAAGAGATCTTTTATCGAGGCCTGATACAGCCGGCTTCTTCGGTCAGCTCTCCTGCATGGTTCGTTGTTGGTTTACAGGCGGTGTTGTTCGGTTTTATGCATTACGCGAATTCGTTTCCCGAGGGTTGGTTGGGAGTTGTTATGACCGCCGCATGGGGAGCTGCCATTGCCATTCAGTATCGTATGTTTAAATCCATTTCTTTGGCCTGGTTGACTCATACGATCGCTGATGCCGTGATGTTTGGAATTATTCTATTTGTGCGATCTTAA